From a single Brassica napus cultivar Da-Ae chromosome C9, Da-Ae, whole genome shotgun sequence genomic region:
- the LOC106437937 gene encoding erlin-2-B isoform X1, which translates to MDPQQRRTETGPRPPVGEPGGDVTSIFIAFGVFIAIAALQVMSPSSLVHQVPEGHVGAYWRGGALLNIITEPGFHVKLPFITNYEPVQVTLQTDQVKDIPCGTKGGVMITFEKIEVVNRLRKDYVYDTLLNYGVDYDNTWIYDKIHHEINQFCSSHSLQQVYIDIFDQIDERMKEALQADCTRYAPGIEIISVRVTKPKIPESVRRNFEQMEEERTKVLIAIEKQRVAEKEAETKKIMAISEAEKNANVSKILMEQKLTEKDSARREADIENQMYLDRQKSLADADYYRVLKEAEANKLKLTPEFLELKFIDAIARNTKMFFGDKVPNMVLDQRLLGNFLNHSTKDKSNDGNSERATDS; encoded by the exons ATGGATCCTCAGCAGCGGAGAACTGAAACCGGTCCCCGTCCTCCCGTCGGTGAACCCGGCGGCGACGTCACTTCGATTTTCATCGCGTTCGGTGTTTTCATCGCAATCGCCGCTTTG CAGGTCATGTCCCCTTCATCGTTGGTGCACCAAGTCCCTGAAGGTCACGTTGGAGCTTATTGGAGAGGTGGTGCTCTTCTCAACATCATTACCGAGCCTG GTTTTCATGTGAAGCTGCCTTTCATTACCAACTACGAGCCTGTTCAAGTTACTCTCCAAACAGATCAA GTGAAGGATATACCATGTGGTACCAAAGGAGGTGTCATGATTACctttgagaagattgaa gttGTTAATCGTCTGCGTAAGGATTATGTCTATGACACTTTGCTCAACTATGGTGTCGACTATGATAACACATGGATATACGACAAGATTCACCATGAGATCAACCAGTTCTGCAGCTCTCATTCGCTTCAGCAAGTCTACATTGACATCTTTGACCAG ATTGATGAACGAATGAAAGAGGCGCTTCAGGCTGATTGCACACGTTATGCTCCAGGAATTGAGATTATTAGTGTGCGTGTCACTAAGCCTAAAATTCCAGAGAGTGTGAGGCGGAACTTTGAGCAGATGGAAGAGGAACGCACTAAG GTCTTGATCGCTATTGAGAAACAAAGAGTTGCTGAGAAAGAGGCTGAGACAAAGAAGATAATGGCCATTAGTGAAGCCGAGAAGAATGCCAATGTTAGTAAGATTCTGATGGAACAGAAACTGACTGAGAAAGACAGTGCACGGAGAGAAGCGGATATCGAGAATCAGATGTATCTTGACCGTCAAAAGAGTCTCGCTGATGCTGATTACTACCG TGTGCTGAAAGAAGCTGAAGCAAACAAGTTGAAGCTCACTCCTGAATTTCTCGAACTTAAATTCATCGATGCCATTGCTCGTAACACCAAAATGTTCTTCGGTGACAAG GTACCTAACATGGTATTGGATCAAAGGCTGCTTGGGAACTTCCTCAATCATTCGACAAAAGACAAATCTAATGATGGGAACTCGGAAAGGGCCACTGATTCATAG
- the LOC106437937 gene encoding erlin-2-B isoform X2: MDPQQRRTETGPRPPVGEPGGDVTSIFIAFGVFIAIAALVMSPSSLVHQVPEGHVGAYWRGGALLNIITEPGFHVKLPFITNYEPVQVTLQTDQVKDIPCGTKGGVMITFEKIEVVNRLRKDYVYDTLLNYGVDYDNTWIYDKIHHEINQFCSSHSLQQVYIDIFDQIDERMKEALQADCTRYAPGIEIISVRVTKPKIPESVRRNFEQMEEERTKVLIAIEKQRVAEKEAETKKIMAISEAEKNANVSKILMEQKLTEKDSARREADIENQMYLDRQKSLADADYYRVLKEAEANKLKLTPEFLELKFIDAIARNTKMFFGDKVPNMVLDQRLLGNFLNHSTKDKSNDGNSERATDS, encoded by the exons ATGGATCCTCAGCAGCGGAGAACTGAAACCGGTCCCCGTCCTCCCGTCGGTGAACCCGGCGGCGACGTCACTTCGATTTTCATCGCGTTCGGTGTTTTCATCGCAATCGCCGCTTTG GTCATGTCCCCTTCATCGTTGGTGCACCAAGTCCCTGAAGGTCACGTTGGAGCTTATTGGAGAGGTGGTGCTCTTCTCAACATCATTACCGAGCCTG GTTTTCATGTGAAGCTGCCTTTCATTACCAACTACGAGCCTGTTCAAGTTACTCTCCAAACAGATCAA GTGAAGGATATACCATGTGGTACCAAAGGAGGTGTCATGATTACctttgagaagattgaa gttGTTAATCGTCTGCGTAAGGATTATGTCTATGACACTTTGCTCAACTATGGTGTCGACTATGATAACACATGGATATACGACAAGATTCACCATGAGATCAACCAGTTCTGCAGCTCTCATTCGCTTCAGCAAGTCTACATTGACATCTTTGACCAG ATTGATGAACGAATGAAAGAGGCGCTTCAGGCTGATTGCACACGTTATGCTCCAGGAATTGAGATTATTAGTGTGCGTGTCACTAAGCCTAAAATTCCAGAGAGTGTGAGGCGGAACTTTGAGCAGATGGAAGAGGAACGCACTAAG GTCTTGATCGCTATTGAGAAACAAAGAGTTGCTGAGAAAGAGGCTGAGACAAAGAAGATAATGGCCATTAGTGAAGCCGAGAAGAATGCCAATGTTAGTAAGATTCTGATGGAACAGAAACTGACTGAGAAAGACAGTGCACGGAGAGAAGCGGATATCGAGAATCAGATGTATCTTGACCGTCAAAAGAGTCTCGCTGATGCTGATTACTACCG TGTGCTGAAAGAAGCTGAAGCAAACAAGTTGAAGCTCACTCCTGAATTTCTCGAACTTAAATTCATCGATGCCATTGCTCGTAACACCAAAATGTTCTTCGGTGACAAG GTACCTAACATGGTATTGGATCAAAGGCTGCTTGGGAACTTCCTCAATCATTCGACAAAAGACAAATCTAATGATGGGAACTCGGAAAGGGCCACTGATTCATAG
- the LOC125592554 gene encoding uncharacterized protein LOC125592554 → MLRAVNIQGEAKTGEVIAEMIIECIKEVGHENVVQVLTDNASNCVKAGALILSKFPTIFWTPFVVHTLNLALKNICAHVYNTRSNEEVYDACYWIKSISEDATWIKNFIMNHGVRLVMFTEHCDLKLLTIASTRFASTVVMPKRFKKIKTGLQQMVISPKWDDYKDDGVERASTVKKKILDEMLWDEIDYALSFTLPIYNVIRAADTDKPSLHLVYEWWESMIQTVKKFIFRKERKEFEDDSVFWNAVQSILTSRWSKSNTPLHCMAHSLNPK, encoded by the exons ATGTTAAGAGCAGTCAACATTCAAGGTGAAGCAAAAACTGGTGAGGTGATTGCAGAAATGATCATAGAATGCATCAAGGAGGTTGGACATGAGAATGTGGTTCAAGTACTCACAGATAACGCTTCAAATTGTGTAAAAGCTGGTGCACTTATTTTATCTAAGTTTCCTACTATCTTCTGGACACCATTTGTGGTTCATACTTTGAATCTTGCTCTCAAAAACATATGTGCACATGTTTATAATACAAGAAGCAATGAAGAAGTGTATGATGCTTGTTATTGGATAAAGTCTATCAGTGAGGATGCCACTTGGATCAAGAACTTTATTATGAACCATGGAGTGAGGCTTGTCATGTTCACAGAACATTGTGATCTTAAACTCCTTACAATTGCTTCGACAAG GTTTGCTTCAACAGTTGTGATGCCTAAGagattcaagaaaataaaaaccgGGTTACAACAAATGGTGATCAGTCCTAAATGGGATGATTATAAAGATGATGGTGTAGAAAGAGCATCGACAGTAAAGAAAAAGATATTAGATGAGATGTTATGGGATGAGATTGATTATGCTTTGTCTTTCACTTTGCCGATATATAATGTGATTAGAGCAGCTGACACTGATAAGCCTTCACTTCATCTGGTTTATGAGTGGTGGGAAAGCATGATACAGACTGTGAAAAAGTTTATCTTTAGAAAGGAAAGGAAAGAATTTGAAGATGACTCGGTTTTTTGGAATGCGGTGCAGTCTATTTTGACCTCTCGTTGGAGTAAGAGTAACACTCCTCTCCATTGTATGGCACATTCTTTAAATCCCAAGTAA